In a genomic window of Streptomyces pristinaespiralis:
- a CDS encoding type II secretion system F family protein: MNLPLVTLGVTLLGCVLAVLGVRSWSAGQAQRQALVDRMSQSGPLALESGRRRRFAGVDRRLRGTRLGRRIERSISATGLELTAGEYAVYVVAALLALYFVVGSVFAPFFGLLAVLIGVWGANGFLNWQRAKRTEAFISQLPELTRVLANATQAGLALRTAIGMAVEELDDPAREELRRVADQLALGRSLDDALGDLVERLPSRELTVLVSTLILSNRAGGTIVTSLRNLTETLEERKETRREVTTLLSQVKVTAVAVPVLGLGFLLVINGMRDGALEDMTGALGGRVAVLIATGLYALGFILINRLTRVRI; this comes from the coding sequence ATGAACCTGCCCCTGGTGACCCTCGGCGTCACGCTGCTCGGCTGCGTCCTCGCCGTCCTCGGCGTGCGCTCCTGGTCGGCGGGACAGGCGCAGCGCCAGGCCCTGGTCGACCGCATGTCGCAGTCCGGCCCGCTCGCGCTCGAGAGCGGCCGCAGGCGCCGCTTCGCGGGAGTGGACCGCAGGCTGCGCGGCACCCGGCTCGGCCGGCGCATCGAGCGGAGCATCTCCGCGACCGGCCTGGAACTGACCGCCGGGGAGTACGCCGTCTACGTCGTGGCCGCCCTGCTGGCGCTCTACTTCGTCGTCGGATCGGTCTTCGCGCCGTTCTTCGGACTGCTCGCCGTCCTGATCGGCGTGTGGGGCGCGAACGGCTTCCTCAACTGGCAGCGGGCCAAACGCACCGAGGCGTTCATCAGCCAGCTGCCCGAACTCACCCGCGTCCTCGCCAACGCCACCCAGGCCGGGCTCGCCCTGCGTACCGCGATCGGCATGGCCGTGGAGGAACTCGACGACCCGGCCCGCGAGGAACTGCGCCGCGTCGCCGACCAGCTGGCCCTCGGCCGGTCCCTCGACGACGCGCTCGGCGACCTCGTCGAACGCCTCCCGTCACGCGAACTCACCGTCCTCGTGTCCACCCTGATCCTCTCCAACCGGGCAGGCGGCACCATCGTCACCTCCCTGCGCAACCTCACCGAGACCCTGGAGGAACGCAAGGAGACCCGGCGGGAGGTCACCACCCTCCTCTCCCAGGTCAAGGTGACGGCGGTGGCCGTCCCGGTGCTCGGCCTCGGCTTCCTGCTCGTCATCAACGGCATGCGGGACGGGGCACTGGAGGACATGACCGGCGCACTCGGCGGACGCGTCGCCGTACTGATCGCGACCGGCCTGTACGCACTCGGCTTCATCCTCATCAACCGACTCACCCGCGTCCGCATCTGA
- a CDS encoding DUF5936 domain-containing protein gives MLGPALAAVIGIAVVGVFHGIRMYRAEAKLPGDLAIALEVGATRTSYPGMAIDRLGMRWAPSVQRLMGPRRVDRVRRRLDMAGNPGGLTVDRYAARRAVYGVLGGLVAFGMLMNGHVVLAVLFLLYGLFWTDVLLRAAIARRRDDIERTLPDFLDVLAVVVSAGLGFRQALERVAEKYAGPWSDELRITLRQMDMGMGRREAFEQLRRRNESEQVSMFVSALQQGEELGAPIVDTLIQIANDMRRTDAQNARRKAAKAVPKATLIVTSFMLPGTMILIVAGFYYAADVDFGAIFGG, from the coding sequence ATGCTCGGACCGGCCCTGGCCGCAGTCATCGGCATCGCCGTCGTCGGCGTCTTCCACGGCATACGCATGTACCGGGCGGAGGCCAAGCTCCCCGGTGACCTCGCCATCGCTCTCGAGGTCGGCGCCACCCGCACCAGCTACCCGGGCATGGCCATCGACCGCCTCGGCATGCGCTGGGCCCCGTCGGTCCAGCGCCTGATGGGCCCGCGCCGCGTCGACCGCGTCCGCCGCAGACTGGACATGGCCGGCAACCCGGGCGGCCTGACAGTGGACCGGTACGCGGCCCGCCGCGCCGTGTACGGGGTCCTCGGCGGGCTCGTCGCCTTCGGCATGCTCATGAACGGGCACGTCGTCCTCGCCGTCCTGTTCCTGCTCTACGGCCTGTTCTGGACGGACGTCCTGCTCCGGGCGGCCATCGCCCGCCGCCGGGACGACATCGAACGCACCCTGCCGGACTTCCTCGACGTCCTGGCCGTCGTCGTCTCCGCCGGCCTCGGCTTCCGGCAGGCGCTGGAGCGCGTCGCGGAGAAGTACGCGGGCCCCTGGTCCGACGAACTGCGCATCACCCTCCGGCAGATGGACATGGGCATGGGCCGGCGGGAGGCCTTCGAACAACTGCGCCGCCGCAACGAGTCGGAACAGGTGTCCATGTTCGTCTCCGCGCTCCAGCAGGGCGAGGAACTGGGCGCCCCGATCGTCGACACCCTGATCCAGATCGCCAACGACATGCGCAGGACGGACGCGCAGAACGCCAGAAGGAAAGCGGCGAAGGCCGTCCCGAAGGCGACGCTCATCGTCACGAGTTTCATGCTGCCCGGCACGATGATCCTGATCGTGGCGGGCTTCTACTACGCGGCCGACGTCGACTTCGGCGCGATTTTCGGCGGCTGA